In Streptantibioticus cattleyicolor NRRL 8057 = DSM 46488, a genomic segment contains:
- a CDS encoding MaoC family dehydratase N-terminal domain-containing protein has translation MPLDQSFVGRTYPPTEPYEVGREKIREFAEAIGDANPAYTDVAAAKALGHAEAVAPPTFPFLITYRAAAQVVDDPDLGLDYSRVVHGDQKFTYIRPVRAGDRLSVTVTIDAIKSMAGNDLLTVRGDVHDADGDHVVTATMMLVARAPEED, from the coding sequence ATGCCGCTCGACCAGTCCTTCGTCGGGCGTACGTACCCGCCCACCGAGCCCTACGAGGTGGGCCGCGAGAAGATCCGGGAGTTCGCCGAGGCGATCGGCGACGCCAACCCCGCGTACACCGACGTCGCGGCGGCCAAGGCGCTCGGCCACGCGGAGGCGGTCGCACCGCCGACCTTCCCGTTCCTGATCACGTACCGGGCCGCCGCCCAGGTGGTCGACGACCCCGACCTCGGGCTCGACTACAGCCGGGTCGTCCACGGTGACCAGAAGTTCACCTACATCCGCCCGGTGCGCGCCGGCGACCGGCTCTCGGTCACGGTGACCATCGACGCGATCAAGTCGATGGCCGGCAACGACCTGCTGACCGTCCGCGGCGACGTCCACGACGCCGACGGCGACCACGTGGTGACCGCGACGATGATGCTCGTCGCCCGCGCCCCCGAGGAGGACTGA
- a CDS encoding MaoC family dehydratase, with product MAAQVRYEDVAAGAELPVLTTRVTRDTLVRYAGASGDFNPIHWNERFAKEVGLPDVIAHGMFTMATAIRAVTDWAGDPGAVVEYGVRFTKPVVVPNDDQGAEIEVRGKVAAKLDDEARTVRVDLTVTSGGQKVLGMSRAVVKLA from the coding sequence ATGGCCGCGCAGGTGAGGTACGAGGACGTGGCGGCCGGCGCCGAACTGCCGGTGCTCACCACCCGGGTGACCCGCGACACGCTGGTGCGGTACGCGGGCGCCTCCGGCGACTTCAACCCGATCCACTGGAACGAGAGGTTCGCCAAGGAGGTCGGGCTGCCGGACGTGATCGCGCACGGCATGTTCACCATGGCCACCGCGATCCGCGCGGTCACCGACTGGGCCGGCGACCCCGGCGCGGTGGTCGAGTACGGGGTGCGCTTCACCAAGCCGGTCGTCGTCCCCAACGACGACCAGGGCGCCGAGATCGAGGTACGCGGCAAGGTCGCCGCCAAGCTCGACGACGAGGCGCGTACCGTGCGGGTCGACCTGACCGTCACCTCCGGCGGCCAGAAGGTGCTGGGCATGTCCCGCGCGGTGGTGAAGCTCGCCTGA
- a CDS encoding UDP-N-acetylmuramate dehydrogenase — MQLTHDAPLAPLTTFRLGGPARRLVTATTDAEVVEAVREADATGTPLLVIGGGSNLVIADEGFDGTALRIATRGVALDGTQLELAAGEPWHDAVDRTVEAGLAGIECLAGIPGSAGATPIQNVGAYGQEVATTITEVIAYDRTAGETVRLAGGDCRFTYRNSVFKAESGRYVVLRVRYRLQDADGLSAPVRYAEVARALGVAVGDRVPVATARDTVLKLRTGKGMVLDPEDHDTWSAGSFFTNPVLDDAAFTAFLDRVRDRLGPDVQPPAYPAGEGSTKTSAAWLIDKAGFTKGYGEGPARISTKHTLALTNRGHATTADLLSLAREVRDGVHAAFGVTLVNEPVMVGTRL; from the coding sequence GTGCAGCTCACCCACGACGCCCCGCTCGCCCCCCTGACCACCTTCCGGCTCGGCGGCCCCGCCCGGCGCCTGGTGACGGCGACCACCGACGCCGAAGTGGTGGAGGCCGTCCGGGAGGCCGACGCGACCGGCACCCCGCTGCTGGTGATCGGCGGCGGCAGCAACCTCGTCATCGCCGACGAGGGGTTCGACGGCACCGCGCTGCGCATCGCCACCCGCGGCGTCGCGCTGGACGGCACGCAGCTGGAGCTGGCCGCCGGCGAGCCGTGGCACGACGCCGTCGACCGCACCGTGGAGGCCGGGCTCGCCGGGATCGAGTGCCTGGCCGGCATCCCCGGCTCGGCGGGGGCCACCCCGATCCAGAACGTGGGAGCCTACGGCCAGGAGGTCGCCACCACCATCACCGAGGTGATCGCCTACGACCGGACGGCCGGCGAGACCGTCCGGCTGGCCGGCGGTGACTGCCGCTTCACCTACCGCAACAGCGTCTTCAAGGCGGAGAGCGGCCGGTACGTGGTGCTCCGGGTGCGCTACCGGCTCCAGGACGCCGACGGCCTCTCCGCGCCGGTGCGGTACGCCGAGGTGGCCCGGGCGCTCGGGGTGGCGGTCGGGGACCGGGTGCCGGTGGCCACCGCCCGCGACACCGTGCTGAAGCTGCGCACCGGCAAGGGCATGGTGCTCGACCCGGAGGACCACGACACCTGGTCCGCGGGGTCGTTCTTCACCAACCCGGTGCTCGACGACGCCGCCTTCACCGCCTTCCTGGACCGGGTGCGCGACCGGCTCGGCCCCGACGTCCAGCCCCCGGCCTACCCGGCCGGCGAGGGGTCCACCAAGACCTCGGCCGCCTGGCTGATCGACAAGGCCGGGTTCACCAAGGGGTACGGTGAGGGCCCGGCCCGCATCTCCACCAAGCACACCCTGGCGCTGACCAACCGGGGCCACGCCACCACCGCCGACCTGCTCTCCCTCGCCCGCGAGGTGCGCGACGGGGTCCACGCGGCCTTCGGCGTGACGCTGGTCAATGAACCGGTGATGGTCGGAACCCGTCTGTAA
- a CDS encoding adenosine deaminase, producing MARDVHLLPKAHLHLHFTGSMRTSTLLELAETYGVHLPEALTSGEPPKLRATDERGWFRFQRLYDIARSVLRTPEDIRRLVREAAEEEVEDGSGWLEIQVDPTSYAPRLGGLIPALEIILDAVDEASRLTGVGMAVVVAANRTRHPLDARTLARLAVRYADRGVVGFGLSNDERRGLARDFDRAFAIARDGGLLAAPHGGELAGPGSVRDCLDDLHAARVGHGVRAAEDPALLARLAEQRITCEVCPASNVALGVYEKPEDVPLRTLFEAGVPMALGADDPLLFGSRLAAQYELARQAHGFSDEELAELARQSVRGSRAPEPVRRRLLAGIDDWLAS from the coding sequence ATGGCGCGCGATGTACATCTGCTTCCCAAGGCCCACCTCCACCTGCACTTCACCGGTTCGATGCGCACCAGCACGCTGCTGGAGCTGGCCGAGACCTACGGCGTCCACCTGCCGGAGGCGCTCACCTCGGGCGAGCCGCCGAAGCTGCGGGCCACCGACGAGCGCGGCTGGTTCCGCTTCCAGCGGCTGTACGACATCGCCCGCTCGGTGCTGCGTACCCCCGAGGACATCCGCCGGCTGGTCCGCGAGGCCGCCGAGGAGGAGGTCGAGGACGGCTCGGGGTGGCTGGAGATCCAGGTGGACCCGACCTCGTACGCCCCGCGGCTGGGCGGGCTCATCCCGGCGCTGGAGATCATCCTGGACGCGGTGGACGAGGCGAGCCGGCTGACCGGGGTCGGGATGGCGGTGGTGGTCGCCGCCAACCGCACCCGTCACCCGCTGGACGCCCGCACCCTGGCCCGGCTCGCGGTGCGGTACGCCGACCGCGGGGTGGTCGGCTTCGGGCTCTCCAACGACGAGCGGCGCGGCCTCGCCCGCGACTTCGACCGGGCCTTCGCCATCGCCCGGGACGGCGGGCTGCTGGCCGCCCCGCACGGCGGTGAACTCGCCGGCCCCGGCAGCGTCCGCGACTGCCTGGACGACCTGCACGCCGCCCGGGTCGGCCACGGGGTGCGGGCCGCCGAGGACCCGGCGCTGCTGGCCCGCCTCGCCGAGCAGCGGATCACCTGCGAGGTCTGCCCGGCGTCCAACGTGGCGCTGGGCGTCTACGAGAAGCCCGAGGACGTTCCGCTGCGCACCCTGTTCGAGGCCGGGGTGCCGATGGCGCTGGGCGCCGACGACCCGCTGCTGTTCGGCTCCCGGCTGGCCGCCCAGTACGAGCTGGCCCGGCAGGCGCACGGCTTCAGCGACGAGGAGCTGGCCGAGCTGGCCCGCCAGTCGGTACGGGGTTCCCGCGCCCCGGAGCCGGTGCGGCGGCGGCTGCTGGCCGGGATCGACGACTGGCTGGCGTCGTGA
- a CDS encoding pyridoxal phosphate-dependent aminotransferase codes for MTAATPPVQSPTERRVSARIGSISESATLAVDAKAKALKAAGRPVIGFGAGEPDFPTPDYIVEAAVAACRDPKYHRYTPAGGLPELKEAIAAKTLRDSGYQVEASQVLVTNGGKQAIYEAFAAILDPGDEVIVPAPYWTTYPESIRLAGGVPVEVVADETTGYRVSVEQLEAALTPHTKVLLFVSPSNPTGAVYTREQVTEIGRWAAEKGLWVLTDEIYEHLVYGDAEFTSLPVVVPELRDKCVVVNGVAKTYAMTGWRVGWVIGPKDVIKAATNLQSHATSNVSNVAQAAALAAVSGGLEAVATMRAAFDRRRRTMVRMLNEIDGVLCPEPEGAFYAYPSVKALLGKEIRGKRPKDTVELAALILEEAEVAVVPGEAFGTPGYLRLSYALGDEDLVEGVSRIQKLLAEARD; via the coding sequence ATGACCGCAGCTACTCCCCCCGTCCAGTCCCCTACCGAACGGCGGGTCTCGGCCCGCATCGGCTCGATCTCCGAATCCGCCACCCTCGCGGTGGACGCGAAGGCCAAGGCGCTCAAGGCGGCCGGCCGCCCGGTCATCGGCTTCGGGGCCGGTGAGCCCGACTTCCCCACCCCCGACTACATCGTCGAGGCGGCGGTGGCGGCCTGCCGCGACCCCAAGTACCACCGCTACACCCCGGCCGGCGGCCTCCCGGAGCTGAAGGAGGCCATCGCCGCCAAGACGCTGCGTGACTCCGGCTACCAGGTCGAAGCCTCCCAGGTGCTGGTGACCAACGGCGGCAAGCAGGCGATCTACGAGGCGTTCGCCGCCATCCTCGACCCGGGCGACGAGGTCATCGTCCCGGCCCCGTACTGGACCACCTACCCCGAGTCGATCCGGCTGGCGGGCGGCGTGCCGGTGGAGGTCGTGGCGGACGAGACCACCGGCTACCGGGTCTCGGTCGAGCAGCTGGAAGCGGCGCTGACCCCGCACACCAAGGTGCTGCTCTTCGTCTCGCCGTCCAACCCCACCGGCGCGGTCTACACCCGCGAGCAGGTCACCGAGATCGGCCGCTGGGCCGCGGAGAAGGGCCTGTGGGTCCTCACCGACGAGATCTACGAGCACCTGGTCTACGGGGACGCCGAGTTCACCTCGCTGCCGGTGGTCGTCCCCGAGCTGCGGGACAAGTGCGTCGTGGTCAACGGCGTCGCCAAGACGTACGCCATGACCGGCTGGCGGGTCGGCTGGGTGATCGGCCCCAAGGACGTGATCAAGGCGGCGACCAACCTCCAGTCGCACGCCACCTCCAACGTCTCCAACGTGGCCCAGGCGGCGGCGCTGGCCGCGGTCTCCGGCGGCCTGGAGGCGGTGGCCACCATGCGCGCCGCCTTCGACCGGCGGCGGCGCACCATGGTGCGGATGCTCAACGAGATCGACGGCGTGCTCTGCCCGGAGCCGGAGGGCGCCTTCTACGCCTACCCGTCGGTCAAGGCGCTGCTCGGCAAGGAGATCCGCGGCAAGCGCCCGAAGGACACCGTGGAGCTGGCCGCGCTGATCCTGGAGGAGGCCGAGGTCGCGGTGGTGCCGGGTGAGGCCTTCGGCACCCCGGGTTACCTGCGGCTGTCGTACGCGCTCGGCGACGAGGATTTGGTCGAGGGCGTCTCGCGGATCCAGAAGCTGCTGGCGGAGGCGCGCGACTGA
- the secE gene encoding preprotein translocase subunit SecE codes for MTEALGSTATPESGRPENEADEALDARAKKKRGGKRGKKGPFARIGLFYRQIIAELRKVVWPARNDLMSYTTVVIVFVAVMIGIVTVVDWGFSSLLKYVFG; via the coding sequence GTGACGGAAGCCTTGGGCTCCACCGCGACGCCTGAAAGTGGTCGACCCGAGAACGAGGCCGACGAGGCGCTCGACGCGAGGGCGAAGAAGAAGCGCGGCGGAAAGCGCGGCAAGAAGGGCCCCTTCGCCCGGATCGGACTCTTCTACCGGCAGATCATCGCGGAGCTGCGGAAGGTCGTCTGGCCCGCCCGCAACGACCTCATGTCGTACACCACCGTGGTGATCGTCTTCGTCGCGGTCATGATCGGTATCGTGACCGTGGTCGACTGGGGATTCTCCTCGCTGCTGAAGTACGTCTTCGGCTGA
- the nusG gene encoding transcription termination/antitermination protein NusG produces the protein MSDPNLYDADETAAAADEAAASAESVEAQGDDTERDTAAAAEETAAAETTEEAAEDEAAEETGAEDAEAGTEGVETEGVETEGVETEAVEEAEEPAAPAVDPVTAFREELRTLPGDWYVIHTYAGYENRVKANLEQRAVSLNVEDYIFQAEVPQEEVVQIKNGDRRTVKQNKLPGYVLVRMDLTNESWGVVRNTPGVTGFVGNAYDPYPLTLDEVVKMLAPEVEEQAAAGAEGGEAAPKKKVEVQVLDFEVGDSVTVTDGPFATLQATINEINPDSKKVKGLVEIFGRETPVELSFDQIQKN, from the coding sequence GTGTCTGACCCGAACCTGTACGACGCCGACGAGACCGCCGCGGCGGCCGACGAGGCTGCGGCGAGCGCAGAATCGGTCGAGGCCCAGGGCGACGACACCGAGCGCGACACCGCCGCGGCGGCCGAGGAGACCGCGGCTGCGGAGACCACCGAGGAGGCCGCGGAGGACGAGGCCGCCGAGGAGACCGGGGCCGAGGACGCCGAGGCCGGGACCGAGGGCGTCGAGACCGAGGGCGTCGAGACCGAGGGCGTCGAGACCGAGGCCGTCGAGGAGGCCGAGGAGCCGGCCGCCCCCGCCGTCGACCCGGTGACCGCGTTCCGCGAGGAGCTGCGCACCCTGCCCGGCGACTGGTACGTGATCCACACCTACGCCGGTTACGAGAACCGCGTGAAGGCCAACCTGGAGCAGCGCGCCGTCTCGCTCAACGTCGAGGACTACATCTTCCAGGCCGAGGTGCCGCAGGAGGAGGTCGTCCAGATCAAGAACGGCGACCGGCGCACCGTCAAGCAGAACAAGCTCCCCGGCTACGTGCTCGTCCGCATGGACCTGACCAACGAGTCGTGGGGCGTGGTCCGCAACACCCCGGGTGTCACCGGCTTCGTCGGCAACGCCTACGACCCGTACCCGCTCACCCTGGACGAGGTCGTCAAGATGCTCGCCCCGGAGGTCGAGGAGCAGGCCGCGGCGGGCGCCGAGGGCGGCGAGGCCGCGCCGAAGAAGAAGGTCGAGGTCCAGGTGCTGGACTTCGAGGTCGGCGACTCGGTGACGGTGACCGACGGTCCCTTCGCCACCCTCCAGGCGACCATCAACGAGATCAACCCCGACTCCAAGAAGGTCAAGGGCCTGGTGGAGATCTTCGGCCGGGAGACCCCGGTGGAGCTCTCCTTCGACCAGATCCAGAAGAACTGA
- the rplK gene encoding 50S ribosomal protein L11: protein MPPKKKKVTGLIKLQIQAGAANPAPPVGPALGQHGVNIMEFCKAYNAATESQRGMVVPVEITVYEDRSFTFVTKTPPAAKLILKAAGVEKGSGEPHSKKVAKITRDQVREIATTKMPDLNANDLDAAEKIIAGTARSMGITVEG, encoded by the coding sequence ATGCCTCCCAAGAAGAAGAAGGTCACGGGGCTGATCAAGCTCCAGATCCAGGCCGGTGCCGCCAACCCGGCCCCGCCGGTCGGTCCGGCGCTGGGTCAGCACGGCGTCAACATCATGGAGTTCTGCAAGGCCTACAACGCCGCGACCGAGTCGCAGCGTGGCATGGTCGTGCCGGTGGAGATCACGGTCTACGAGGACCGTTCCTTCACCTTCGTGACCAAGACTCCGCCGGCCGCGAAGCTGATCCTCAAGGCCGCCGGCGTCGAGAAGGGCTCCGGCGAGCCGCACTCGAAGAAGGTCGCCAAGATCACCCGCGACCAGGTCCGGGAGATCGCCACCACCAAGATGCCCGACCTGAACGCCAACGACCTGGACGCCGCCGAGAAGATCATCGCCGGCACCGCCCGTTCCATGGGCATCACGGTCGAGGGCTGA
- the rplA gene encoding 50S ribosomal protein L1, which produces MKRSKSFRAAEAKVDRERQYAPLEAVRLAKETSTAKFDATVEVAMRLGVDPRKADQMVRGTVNLPHGTGKTARVLVFATGDRAAAAEAAGADIVGSDELIDEVAKGRLDFDAVVATPDLMGKVGRLGRVLGPRGLMPNPKTGTVTPDVAKAVTDIKGGKIEFRVDKHANLHFIIGKASFGEQQLVENYAAALEEILRLKPSAAKGRYIKKAAITTTMGPGIPVDPNRTRNLLVEEDPAAV; this is translated from the coding sequence GTGAAGCGCAGCAAGTCCTTCCGGGCTGCGGAGGCCAAGGTCGACCGGGAGCGTCAGTACGCCCCGCTCGAGGCCGTCCGTCTCGCCAAGGAGACCTCCACCGCCAAGTTCGACGCCACCGTCGAGGTGGCCATGCGTCTGGGTGTCGACCCGCGCAAGGCCGACCAGATGGTGCGTGGCACCGTCAACCTTCCGCACGGCACCGGCAAGACCGCCCGGGTCCTGGTCTTCGCGACCGGTGACCGTGCTGCGGCTGCGGAGGCCGCCGGCGCCGACATCGTCGGCTCCGACGAACTGATCGACGAGGTCGCCAAGGGCCGCCTGGACTTCGACGCCGTCGTCGCCACCCCGGACCTGATGGGCAAGGTCGGCCGCCTCGGCCGCGTGCTCGGTCCGCGTGGTCTGATGCCGAACCCGAAGACCGGCACCGTCACTCCGGACGTGGCCAAGGCCGTGACCGACATCAAGGGCGGCAAGATCGAGTTCCGTGTCGACAAGCACGCGAACCTCCACTTCATCATCGGCAAGGCCTCCTTCGGCGAGCAGCAGCTGGTGGAGAACTACGCCGCGGCGCTGGAGGAGATCCTGCGTCTGAAGCCGTCCGCCGCCAAGGGCCGGTACATCAAGAAGGCCGCCATCACCACCACGATGGGCCCCGGCATCCCGGTCGACCCCAACCGCACCCGGAACCTCCTCGTCGAGGAAGACCCGGCCGCGGTCTGA